The following coding sequences lie in one Oryza brachyantha chromosome 10, ObraRS2, whole genome shotgun sequence genomic window:
- the LOC102717279 gene encoding queuine tRNA-ribosyltransferase accessory subunit 2-like has protein sequence MRFAVTKVCGGGAKARAGMIQIGGSSIETPALLLSTRKGLPAFMSRDLLASLPLPDSLLLHVCPTHFMEGPPSKTISNIGGLHHMLGLPDHILIAAAGDSIESLPTSEASNKFGASFETPAGRRLVKPSDYMDLISCMKPNLWASLADEVPAWANEKRNKVSVERTLRWLDACISLDADAGANTLGVVVGGSSIEQRKLCATEVSKRNVSGFWIGGFGLGDSAEERCSILNATVDCLPPEKPRLVSRLGLPEEVLEGVAAGIDLFDSTYIYQLTVGGFALIFPVDMVGKTMHNGVLNHSSGEFTKINLRATIYRKDTSRIVDSCSCFTCQNHTRAYLNHLLNVHEMLAQILLEIHNAHHYLCFFRLIRDAIKTGEFDDFRQQFVQNRRAHLAEAVL, from the exons ATGCGGTTTGCAGTGACAAAAGTTTGTGGTGGTGGAGCAAAAGCACGGGCAGGCATGATCCAGATTGGTGGCAGTAGCATTGAAACTCCAGCGCTGCTTCTGTCCACACGCAAGGGGCTGCCAGCATTTATGTCCCGTGATCTTCttgcctccctccccctccctgactccctcctcctccatgtcTGCCCAACCCACTT TATGGAAGGCCCTCCATcaaaaacaatatcaaatattGGTGGCTTGCATCATATGTTGGGTCTTCCTGATCATATCCTCATTGCCGCAGCTGGTGATTCTATTGAGAGTCTACCAACAAGTGAAGCAAGCAATAAATTTGGCGCTTCCTTTGAAACACCAGCAGGCCGAAGACTG gtcAAACCATCAGATTACATGGATTTGATTTCCTGCATGAAACCTAATTTGTGGGCAAGTCTGGCGGATGAGGTTCCAGCTTGGGCTAATGAGAAACGAAATAAAGTTTCTGTTGAGCGCACATTACGCTGGCTTGATGCATGTATTTCTCTGGATGCG GATGCTGGAGCAAATACTTTGGGTGTAGTTGTGGGTGGATCTAGTATAGAACAACGGAAGCTATGTGCCACTGAAGTGTCAAAGAGGAATGTGTCAG GTTTTTGGATAGGAGGGTTTGGCCTTGGAGACAGTGCTGAAGAGCGTTGCAGTATACTCAATGCTACAGTG GATTGCTTGCCTCCGGAGAAACCCCGGCTCGTCTCTAGGCTTGGTCTTCCAG AGGAGGTATTGGAGGGTGTAGCTGCTGGTATCGATCTATTCGACTCCAC GTACATTTACCAACTTACTGTGGGTGGTTTTGCATTGATCTTCCCGGTTGACATGGTTGGAAAAACAATGCACAATGGAGTATTGAATCATAGTAGTGGAGAGTTCACAAAGATTAATTTGCGTGCAACGATATATCG GAAAGACACGTCAAGGATAGTTGATAGCTGTAGCTGTTTCACATGCCAGAACCATACTCGTGCTTACCTCAATCATTTGCTCAACGTCCATGAGATGTTGGCCCAGATTCTACTGGAGAT ACACAATGCACATCATTACCTTTGCTTCTTCCGGTTGATACGAGATGCAATAAAAACCGGAGAGTTTGATGACTTTCGGCAGCAGTTTGTTCAGAACAGGCGTGCTCATCTTGCAGAAGCTGTTCTCTAG
- the LOC102717001 gene encoding probable E3 ubiquitin-protein ligase RHB1A, which translates to MGGCCCSSTRSASVGAPVYIYHQQNPATAIVAVDKNLDTSTPDTYRAPPAPLPYDVGLILADNPDLEKSGIKRKINDHQQPLMMDENESLKKCLSEDKPDEEDVCPICLEEYDEENPSSITKCQHHFHLCCILDWMERSETCPVCDQITSIDSMYE; encoded by the exons aTGGGTGGGTGCTGTTGTTCATCGACAAGATCTGCATCTGTTGGTGCACCAGTTTATATCTAT CATCAACAAAATCCTGCCACGGCGATAGTTGCAGTAGACAAAAATCTGGATACATCCACTCCTGACACTTACAGGGCACCACCTGCACCTTTGCCTTATGATGTTGGTTTGATTTTGGCAGATAACCCTG ATCTGGAGAAGTCAGGCATTAAGAGGAAAATTAATGATCATCAGCAGCCCTTAATGATGGATGAGAATGAGTCATTGAAAAAGTGTCTCTCTGAAGATAAGCCTGATGAGGAGGATGTTTGCCCAATCTGTCTTGAAG AATATGATGAAGAAAATCCCAGCTCTATAACTAAATGCCAACATCATTTTCATCTTTGCTGCATACTTGATTGGATGGAGCGGAGTGAAACTTGCCCAGTTTGTGACCAG ATAACCTCGATCGATTCAATGTATGAATAG